In the genome of Petrotoga sibirica DSM 13575, the window CCTTTATCCTCATGGGTGGGGAGCGGGGGGGGAGGGCGCTAAATCGATCAATGAGTTCCTAAAAATAGTAAAAATATAATAAGCAAAGTAGTGAGGAGATGCTCATGAAGAAGGTTCTATTGATATTTTGCATATTGCTTCTTCCTTTTTCCCTTTCTCTATCTCTATCTCTATCTTTTAATTCTCCTAGCTTTATCTGGAATTACGTTAGTAGCTACCAAACAGATGAACTAATGTATTGGAAAGTCAAATATACCAAAAATTTAATAGAGCTTATTGAAGATTATTTTCCGTTCTTAGAAAAATCAGGTTTATCTCTTCCTATAACTTCGAATGTCGAGGTTCATTTTATTGATGTTGGTAAAATTACCAGATAATGTTGATATTTTAATTGACGGGGGTAATAATTGGTATGGTGACGATATAGTTACTTACCTTAACTCACAAAATGTTGATGATATAGAATATTTGATAGCTACCCATCCTGATGCAGATCACATAGATGGGTTGGTGGAGGTTTTAAAAGCTTTTGAAGTTAAAAATGTCTATGCCCCAGATGTTTCTCATACTACGAAAACCTATAATGATTTTGTTTTAGAAGTGAGAAAGGAAGGAACTTATATCAAAACAGCTAAAGCTGGAATTACTTTGATCAACCCTGCTTTAGCTGCTGTAATAGGCTACCCTTCATTCAGTAATGTGTTTTTTGTGGGTCCTGTGAAAGAGTATGGAAAAGATCTAAATTCTTGGAGTGCCGTTATGAAAATGAATTTTGGAAATTCGACTTTTCTGTTTGCAGGAGATGCAGAGAGAATTTCCGAAATGGATATGATAGATAATAATATTCCTTTAAAGGCAGATGTTCTTAAGGTTGGACACCACGGATCCAGTTCTTCAACTTCACAAGAGTTTTTAAAAGAGGTTAATCCAAAGTATGCGATTATATCTGTAGGTAAAAATAATAATTACGGTCATCCGTCCCAGGAAGTATTAGAAAGATTGGAAAAACATAAAGTAGATCTTTTTCGTACAGATTTACAGGGAGTTATTATATCTATTAGTGAAGGCAATAAAATAAATTTTAACGTAGAACCAATAAACACTGTTAATCTTATAGAAGACATCCAAGAATCAGAACAACAAAAATATTCTATATTGATTACTAACTTAGATGTGTTTAATGAAAAGGTCACTATCTGTAACAAAACTGATGAAGACGTTGATTTAACAGGATGGGTTTTGGTTAGCGAAGTTGGGAGTCAAAAGTTCAATTTTCCAGATGGGTATATACTTAAAGCTGGAGAATGTGTGAATATT includes:
- a CDS encoding lamin tail domain-containing protein gives rise to the protein MLVKLPDNVDILIDGGNNWYGDDIVTYLNSQNVDDIEYLIATHPDADHIDGLVEVLKAFEVKNVYAPDVSHTTKTYNDFVLEVRKEGTYIKTAKAGITLINPALAAVIGYPSFSNVFFVGPVKEYGKDLNSWSAVMKMNFGNSTFLFAGDAERISEMDMIDNNIPLKADVLKVGHHGSSSSTSQEFLKEVNPKYAIISVGKNNNYGHPSQEVLERLEKHKVDLFRTDLQGVIISISEGNKINFNVEPINTVNLIEDIQESEQQKYSILITNLDVFNEKVTICNKTDEDVDLTGWVLVSEVGSQKFNFPDGYILKAGECVNILSGRNAIEEPPTNFKWTGAYIWNNDGDTAALYDNEGALISRVEF